The bacterium nucleotide sequence ATCATAATCCCCCTTCCCCCTTTAAAAAGGGGGATAAAGGGGGATTTTATTGCTTTTACGCTCTTTTCTTGAACATGTCGATCAAGAACCGCGAGGGGTTATGTGCCCGTCCGTACCGGTATTTTGGATAAAGCAGGATGAGCTTTTTCTGCGCCCGCGTCACCGCGACATAGCACAGCCGGCGCTCCTCCTCAAGCTCGCGCTCCGCAGTTGCGCTTTTGGTCATGGGGAATATATCCTCGACGAGGTCAACGATAAAAACAACCGGGAATTCCAGACCCTTGGCTCCGTGGACGGTCAATAGCTTGACCGTGTCCTTGGTCCAGTCGGCCATGTCCAGTTCCTGCATCAATCTCTGTTCGGTAAGGAACCTCGCCAAACCGACCCGCTCGCCGGCCTTAGCGAGCTCTTCCAGCTTTTCAAGACCCTGGTCCTTGATACCGGTCAACTCTTCGATCTCCATGACCACGTTCCCGGCGGACAGCTTGGCAGCGTTCTGCCAGTGGTATTTGAACAATTCCTTCGCGCGCTCGGCGTCTTTTTTCCGGATCAAGAACAACGCCTGAGCCCGGGCGACAAAATCGTCCTCGGTCAGGTCATCCCGGCCAAGGACAAGCATTTCAATATAGTCAATAAGGTTCCTGACGATATCGCTTTCATTGGCCGATGCGCCGCTCATTACATCGTAAGGGACGCGCGCGGTCGCGAACGCTTCTTCGTACAGCTTTGACAGGTAATTCATCCGGTACAGGACCGCGCAATCGCGAAAGCGGTAACCTTCTTTCTTCAAGTTCTTCAGTTCCTGCGTGACGTAAGCCGCCTCGTCCTCCTCGGACTTGGCGGCATAAACTGTCACATCGCCGGACTCAAGGCTCGGTATCATGGTCGGCTCGCGCATCATCAGGTTATTGGCGGCGTCGACGATCGCCTGGGGCAGCCGGAAGCTCCTGGCCAGGGTATAGATCCTCATGTCAGCGATCTCCCGGGCTACGCTCGTGAGCAGATGTTGGTCTGCGCCGCGCCAGCCATAGATCGCCTGGTCCTCGTCGCCGGTCACGAAAAGATTTTCCCGCATGAGCAGGCGGATCAGCTGATACTGGACCGGGTTGATATCCTGAAACTCATCCACGAAGATATATTCAAAGGTCTGCTGGTAGAGTTCCCTGAGATCGGGATTGCATTCGAACAGCTGGACCGTTGACAGGATCAGATCGTCAAAGTCCAGCATATCGTTATCCTTAAGATACTGCTGGTAGCGAACGTAAATGTCCCGGCACAGCGTCTCCCACTCGCCCTGGGGTTTGAACGCGTCCGGCGTGACGCCGCGGGCCTTGAGCAGGTCGATGAACTTCATGATGGCCTGCATGCGGTGCTTGCCCGTTTCCTCGTTGAGGTGGCGGTAAACGAACTTGGGATCAACGACCGTGAAATCCTCGCTGATATCCAGGCGTGGCGCTTCCCGACGCAGGATCCGGTAGCAGATCGTATGGAACGTCCCCAGCCACGGTTCGTAGCAGGGCGTGTTCAGCATTTCTTCGATCCTTAATTTTATATCGTTCGCTGCCTTGTTCGTGAACGTACAGATCAGCATCCTTGATAACGGCACGTTCTGCCCGAGTCGCTTCGCGATCGCCCAGATCAAAGTCGCGGTCTTTCCGCACCCGGCCTGGCCCAGTACCAGGATCCGATGCGCAGGAGTATCGATGATATCGCGCTGATCCTGGGTCGGTTCCAATACCGGGACTTTTTTCGCCGAAGCGGCATCGGGCAGCGAAGGGCTTACGCCGGCCATGACCGATGTACCCCGGTCATCTTTGGTCAGTTTTTTAAGGATCTCGGCCGCTTCGGGCCGTGCCCGGGGATCGGGGTTCAACGTTTTGATCACGCAATTTTCAAGTACATCGGGGATCCGGGAGCGCAGGATGCCGGGGGTCAAGAGCTTACTGTGCTCTATTTTTTTCTTCAAACCCTCCAGGCTGTCATCGAGAAAGGGCGGCGTTCCCGTGAGTAATTCATAGAGGATCA carries:
- a CDS encoding UvrD-helicase domain-containing protein, translated to MLLKNLGKYEIKNWLGGGRFGDVFLARDTLLEQDFALKICRMRPEEIAMLKDEARLLASLDHPNIVRFFNIDIIEGKFVLVMEYVNGQSLREIIRYGGIEFAKIFMIGSQVLEAVDYAHRMNVLHRDLKPENILINSDGAIKITDFGLARFIKSGSIAASTAGTPIYMAPETWKGTCTSKSDVWSIGVILYELLTGTPPFLDDSLEGLKKKIEHSKLLTPGILRSRIPDVLENCVIKTLNPDPRARPEAAEILKKLTKDDRGTSVMAGVSPSLPDAASAKKVPVLEPTQDQRDIIDTPAHRILVLGQAGCGKTATLIWAIAKRLGQNVPLSRMLICTFTNKAANDIKLRIEEMLNTPCYEPWLGTFHTICYRILRREAPRLDISEDFTVVDPKFVYRHLNEETGKHRMQAIMKFIDLLKARGVTPDAFKPQGEWETLCRDIYVRYQQYLKDNDMLDFDDLILSTVQLFECNPDLRELYQQTFEYIFVDEFQDINPVQYQLIRLLMRENLFVTGDEDQAIYGWRGADQHLLTSVAREIADMRIYTLARSFRLPQAIVDAANNLMMREPTMIPSLESGDVTVYAAKSEEDEAAYVTQELKNLKKEGYRFRDCAVLYRMNYLSKLYEEAFATARVPYDVMSGASANESDIVRNLIDYIEMLVLGRDDLTEDDFVARAQALFLIRKKDAERAKELFKYHWQNAAKLSAGNVVMEIEELTGIKDQGLEKLEELAKAGERVGLARFLTEQRLMQELDMADWTKDTVKLLTVHGAKGLEFPVVFIVDLVEDIFPMTKSATAERELEEERRLCYVAVTRAQKKLILLYPKYRYGRAHNPSRFLIDMFKKRA